A genomic segment from Leptolyngbya boryana PCC 6306 encodes:
- a CDS encoding MBL fold metallo-hydrolase: MAHLANRRSQNVAGDFYVDSSCIDCDTCRWMSPEIFSREGSQSIVFHQPLNETERLHAMQALLACPTGSIGTVEKPTDIKFAQESFPILVAENVYHCGYHAENSFGAASYLIQRPEGNVLVDSPRFSPPLVKRIEAMGGVKYLYLTHRDDVADHQKFRDHFQCDRILHRDEINPGTQSVEIQLTGTKPFQLDSELLIIPVPGHTKGHTVLLYKNQFLFSGDHLAWSAKLNHLVGFRDVCWYSWDELKRSMQKLSEYDFEWVLPGHGRRYHADRETMHQAMQTCLNWMGLNQDTGDWDD, from the coding sequence ATGGCTCATTTAGCAAATCGGCGATCGCAAAACGTTGCAGGCGATTTTTACGTTGATAGTTCTTGTATTGATTGTGATACTTGTCGATGGATGTCACCAGAGATTTTTTCGCGCGAAGGCAGTCAATCGATCGTGTTTCATCAACCATTGAATGAAACGGAACGGCTCCATGCCATGCAAGCTTTACTTGCTTGTCCGACAGGTTCAATTGGAACGGTTGAGAAACCGACAGATATTAAATTTGCACAAGAAAGCTTCCCAATTTTAGTCGCTGAAAACGTCTATCATTGCGGCTATCATGCGGAGAATTCTTTCGGGGCTGCTAGCTATTTGATTCAGCGTCCTGAGGGGAATGTTTTAGTTGATTCTCCAAGGTTTTCGCCACCGCTAGTCAAGCGCATTGAAGCAATGGGTGGAGTGAAATATCTGTATTTGACGCATCGAGATGATGTAGCGGATCATCAGAAGTTTCGAGATCATTTTCAGTGCGATCGCATTCTCCACCGTGATGAAATCAATCCCGGTACTCAAAGTGTAGAAATTCAACTCACTGGAACAAAGCCCTTTCAGCTTGATTCTGAACTGCTGATCATTCCCGTTCCAGGTCATACTAAGGGACATACTGTTTTGCTGTACAAGAATCAGTTCTTGTTCTCTGGCGATCATTTAGCTTGGTCAGCAAAACTCAATCATTTGGTTGGTTTTCGAGATGTTTGTTGGTACTCTTGGGATGAGTTAAAGCGATCGATGCAAAAGCTCAGTGAGTATGACTTTGAATGGGTACTGCCTGGACATGGAAGACGGTATCACGCCGATCGAGAAACCATGCACCAAGCGATGCAAACATGCTTGAATTGGATGGGATTGAATCAAGACACGGGGGACTGGGATGATTGA
- a CDS encoding methyltransferase domain-containing protein, producing MNREMQVKFSKVLRYLRYYPQDLWRVLQFWVVHLLKKRDESNHTYVKHLYQYFLKKRDRQSDIDFYTAQLDQGKVSRLGLLFSFLMIPASWEQKFFHTQGNYAHHQARLALIQTTLPEAERILDLGGAGLEPQGSLLTMGYPHCPKQIDIVDLPIEQRFFQSDVPLIQQYTTEKGTQIYYHYISMTDLSTFADQTFDLVWSGQSIEHITQAEADRVIQEVHRVLKPGGYFCLDTPNRQLTILQVRQGFIHPEHKFEYTPSELAEKLSDRGFHVIEQKAVSPMPMSYETGRFSRLELIHAIGLGDLPELGYSFYLSSRK from the coding sequence ATGAATCGTGAAATGCAAGTCAAATTCTCCAAAGTTCTTCGGTACTTGCGCTATTACCCCCAAGATTTGTGGCGAGTTTTGCAATTTTGGGTTGTTCATCTTTTGAAAAAGCGAGATGAGAGCAACCACACCTATGTAAAGCATCTCTATCAGTATTTTTTGAAAAAGCGCGATCGCCAATCTGATATCGATTTCTACACAGCACAACTCGATCAAGGTAAAGTCTCGCGCTTAGGTCTGCTATTTTCTTTTTTGATGATTCCTGCGAGCTGGGAACAAAAGTTCTTTCACACTCAGGGGAACTATGCGCATCATCAAGCCCGACTAGCATTGATTCAAACTACACTTCCTGAGGCTGAGAGAATTTTGGATCTCGGAGGAGCAGGTCTTGAGCCACAGGGAAGCTTACTGACGATGGGCTATCCGCATTGTCCTAAGCAAATTGATATTGTTGATTTACCGATCGAGCAACGTTTCTTTCAGTCAGACGTACCTCTGATTCAGCAATATACAACCGAGAAAGGCACTCAGATTTATTATCACTACATCTCGATGACCGACCTTTCGACGTTTGCAGATCAAACATTTGATTTAGTGTGGTCGGGACAGAGCATCGAGCATATTACGCAAGCAGAAGCAGATCGGGTGATTCAAGAAGTGCATCGAGTCCTCAAACCAGGCGGATACTTTTGTTTAGATACTCCAAATCGTCAGCTAACTATCTTGCAAGTTCGGCAAGGCTTTATTCATCCAGAACATAAGTTTGAGTATACGCCGAGTGAATTAGCTGAAAAATTAAGCGATCGAGGATTTCATGTCATTGAGCAAAAAGCAGTTTCTCCAATGCCGATGAGCTATGAAACTGGTCGATTTAGCCGATTAGAATTGATTCATGCGATTGGCTTGGGAGATTTGCCAGAGTTAGGATACTCGTTCTATCTCAGCAGCCGAAAATAG